The sequence TGCGGGCATGGTGATTATTCATGATGAAGATAACCCTTCTCTACAGGAAGCAGCAGCCTGAGTTTATTGAAAACACAGCCTCTAAGAAAATCCTCTCGACTTTACGGTAGCAGATTTCTGCTATCGTTTTTTTTATCAAGAAAGGTCATCTCAATGTCAGGAATATGTATAATCCTGACTGACCAGTTGGAAGGAGCGGTAGGCTTTGAATATCCCATCTAGACCTACGAGGCGAACACGTGCGAAACGCGGTGGCCAGAAGCCCTCTATTGAATCGAGGCTTTTGTCTGCTACTGAAAGGCTGTTGGAAAAAGGCAATACGTTTGCAGCGTTGACGATCGAGGAGTTATCCAAGGAAGCCGGAATTTCTCGCGGAACCTTCTATCTGCATTTCAAGAATAAAGGCGAACTGGTGACACGGTTGCTGGATCATTTTACCGAGGAACTTTCGGTGAATCTGGGCACTTGGACATCCAACGCGGATGCCGCTGAACGAAAGGATGTTTCGGATGCCGTGCGATCTATGGTGGAAACCTTCAGAAAGCACAAGGCTATTATTGTGGCTGTCAGAGATACCATGCCCCATGATAAGGATGTTGAAGAGATTTATTTCGGCATGATCAAAAAAGTCTCCGAGATGGCAAAAAAGTCAACTGGAACGATAAAAAAGCGTGGCAAAAGTCGCACCAGAACAACTGACGACGTCGCGGATGCTTTGGCTGTTGTTATTGCGCTTTATAGTACCTATATGATTGATAAGCAGGATGATAAATCCATCAAGAATACATCCAGGGCTCTTGGGTATATTTGCGAAAGTGCTATTTTTTCTGATGACAGCTAGGTTTGATTTCCATTTCTTGCCCACACCGATTCAACTGGTGTGAACAAGAAACGGAACGTGTAATTGGAACAAAAATTTTATTCGCTACGGAGATCAGCTCCCAGCATTCTTCTCAATGTACCGTCTTTATCCACTAAGTGGTGCTTGAATGCGCCAATGATATGTAGCAGTACGGCGACAATCATTACTTTGCCAATGATTTCATGTGTTTCATGGCCGATTCCGGCAAGAGGCTTGTTGAGTGGAAGCATTTCCTCCGGATTCTGAGGGTTTGGGTTCATGGCCAGCAGCTCAAGGCCGAAGATGTGTATACCATGACCTGCGGCGCCTGACATGATCATACCGGAGATCGGCATGATGACGGTTCCCAGAATCAATACCCAGTGAGTAATTTTCGCTAAGACCTGTTCGATTTTTTTGTAGCGGTTGGCCGGTGGTGGCCAGCCATTTTTAATACGCCAAAATACCCTGGCCAGGACCACGATGAAAATGATGACCCCAAAGGACTTATGAAGGGGGTAAAGGAAAAGCGTTTCTGTTTTTTCCATGTAGGTGCCAACGGCGAGCAGGCCGATAATGGATACACCCACTAGCCAGTGTAAGGTGACGGTTAAGCGACTGAGTTTTTCCTTTGTATCAAGCGTCATAGGTTTCTCCATTGCCAATCAGTGATAAATGCACGACACAATTATTTTCCCAAATGTGCAGGGCTTTCAACTGAAACGTAAGGTTTAGTCCACTCAGGATCACATATTTTTGTTGAATAAGCATGTTAAATGTCTAAGTATAGAGGAACTGTGCAATGGTATTTCAACAAATTTCAACAGTGAGTTCTGATCATGAGCAATAAACCCTGTGTCCTGGCAATAGATCAAGGGACTACAAGTAGTCGTGCGATTGTTTTTGATAACCAGGCGAATCAAATTTCTGTGGCGCAGCAGGAGTTTCCCCAGATATATCCCCATGAGGGTTGGGTTGAACACGATCCGGAAACTATCTGGCAAACCACCTTGGAAACCAGCCGTCAGGCAATGCTGGAGGCCGAGTCCAAAGGGTTTGAAATTGCCAGTATTGGTATTACCAATCAGAGGGAAACAACGGTTGTCTGGGAACGGAGCACAGGAAAGCCTGTTTATAACGCCATTGTCTGGCAAGACCGCAGAACGGCTGAAGCCTGTGGCGTACTAAAGAAGCAGGGCGCCGAAGAGGATGTACAGCAACGTACCGGACTGCTGATCGACCCTTATTTCTCTGCATCAAAAATCAGCTGGATTCTGGATAATGTCTCTGGTGCCCGGCGGGCGGCAGAACGAGGTGAATTGGCTTTTGGCACGATCGACAGTTTTCTTGTTTACCGGTTAACCGGTGGCAAATCCCATGTAACGGATGCCACTAATGCCAGCCGTACCAGTCTTTATAATATCGACAGTGGTAAGTGGGACGAAGAATTGTTAAGGCACTTTAATGTTCCCGCCCCGGTTCTGCCGGAAGTGTTGAATTGCGTGGATAATTTTGGTGAAACGGATCTGCCATTATTCGGCAAGGTTATTCCCATCACGGGTGTAGCTGGTGACCAGCAAGCGGCAACAGTCGGACAGTGCTGCTTCGAGCCAGGCTCCATAAAAAGTACCTATGGAACAGGTTGTTTTGTTCTGATGAACACGGGGCAACAGCTTGTTTTGTCAAAAAACCGCCTGCTGACAACGATTGCCTACCAGCTGAATGGCCAACCTACCTATGCTATAGAAGGGTCAATTTTTATCGCGGGTGCAGCTATGCAGTGGCTGAGGGATGGTATCGGGTTAATTGAAAAGGCCAGTCAGTCAGAGCAAATGGCCCGTAGTCTGTCTGGCAATAATGGTGTCTATCTGGTTCCGGCTTTTACCGGGCTTGGCGCTCCCTGGTGGGATCCCGAAGTGCGTGGCGCCATTTTTGGATTGACGCGGGGCACAGGGCCTGCCGAAATTGTTCGAGCCACACTGGAATCCGTTGCTTACCAGACGGCGGACTTGTTTGCCGCTATGGCAGAAGATGGTATTTCTCCCTCTGTATTACGAGTGGATGGTGGCATGGTTGCCAATCGCTGGTTCATGCAGTTTCTGGCAGATATTCTGGATATGAAGGTACAGCGGCCGGCGATGCTGGAGACAACAGCCTTGGGTGCTGCCTATCTCAGTGGTATTGGCAGCGGTGTTTTCGAAAGTTTTGAGCGGTTACACGCAGGCTGGCAAGCCAGAGAAGAATTCAATCCACAGTTAACGGCAAATAGTCGGCGGGCTTTGCTGGCGGACTGGCACGATTGTGTTGCCCGGTTAATCAACAAGCCTGGTAGTTTAGGCGGTTAGTGAGAAGAGAAGTGCGGTTAAGTCGATGAGTCTGAGAGACAGTAATATAGAAAAACTTGCCAGTGAAACTTTCGATGTCCTGATTTTGGGGGGAGGCATCAACGGTGCGGTCTCGGCTGCGGCGCTGTCTGCGAAGGGAGTCAAAGTGGCCCTGATCGATCGTCAGGACTTTGCATCAGGCACCAGTTCTCAGTCATCGAACCTCGCCTGGGGCGGAATCAAGTATCTGGAAAGCGGTGAACTGTTTCTTGTGAATAAACTTTGCAAGAGCCGCAACCACCTGATGGCAAGTTACCCTTCAACCGTGAAGGAAATTCGTTTTCTGACCACCATCGCCAAAGGGTTTCGGTTTCCGGTTTTCATGGTTTATCTGAGCACATTACTTTACTGGGTGATTGGCCGGTTTGTTACCAGGGCGCCCAGCTATCATTTTGTCAGGAAGCTGGAGAAACTTGATCCTGTCATTAATACCACCAACGCGCAGGGCGGTTTTGAATACTCCGATTGTTATCTCTATGATAATGATGCGCGGTTTGTCTTTAATTTTATTCGTACAGCAATGGATTACGATTGTATTGCGGCAAACTATGTCGAGTCTGAAAACTCGGTGAGGGATCAGGACACCTGGCTGACCCGGGCGGTGGATACGATCAGTGGTGAAAAAATCACTATCCGCTCAAAAGTTCTGATTAATGCCTGCGGCCCCTGGGTTGATCGATACAATAAAAGCATTGGGCTGCAAACGGAATATCGCCACCTGTTTTCCAAAGGGATTCATCTGGTGGTGGACAAAATCACCGACAGCAACCGGGTCTTGGCATTCTTTGCCAGCGATGGGAGACTGTTTTTTGTTATTCCGATGGGGCCAAAAACCTGTATTGGCACTACCGATACACAGGTTGATGAACCGGAAACCCGGGTAACAGATGCAGATCGTGATTTTGTACTCAGTAATGTGAATGCCTTGCTGGATCTGGATAGCCCCTTAACGAAAGACGATATTATTGCTGAAAGATGTGGTGTCAGGCCCTTGGCGCAGAAAGGCGGTGATGGGATCGCCGATTGGGTGAAACTGTCCCGCAAGCACCAGATTGAGGTTCACTCTCAAGACCGGCATTTGAGTATTTTTGGCGGCAAACTGACTGATTGCCTGAATGTGGGGAATGAAGTGACTGACCTGATTGCATCATTGGGCATAGATATTCCATACCCGGATAAGAAATGGTACGGAGAACCCGACAAGGAACTTCACGATGAGTTTTTGCATCAGGCTGAACTGATGAAACTGGATGCCATGACCGATTCCTCTTCATCAGAGCCTCTGACGACAAGGTTATGGCGCCGCTATGGGGTAAACGCTCTGGAAATACTGGAAGCAATAAGGGAAAACCCGGCAAGAAGCAAGTTGCTGATTGAAAATGCCGAATACCTCCGGGGTGAAATTGAGCTGGCTGCGCGCCGTGAGATGATTACCAAACTGGAGGATTTTCTGCGGCGGAGATCCAAAATATCCCTGGTTGTCCGCCATGAAGACTTGATTAATGCTCCGGGGCTTAAAAAAGCCTGTCAGATACTGTTTGGAGACCAGGCTGAAGAAAAACTTGCCGAGTATTGCCTGTCACACAGTGAGCCGGATAGCTGAAGCTATTTCGGTACGACCCTGTGTTGTATTCCTTTAGCCGTTATCCCTATTAACAATGTCGGGCATTCTGTTCACTTTCCATCAATCTTTATTTTGGGTAGTATCGTGCCGGGTATAAAATCGTGAGAAGCCATTGAAATCGGTTGTGGTGTGCAACAAGGTGCATTTGTTTAGTCTTCAGTCGTCTGCCAGTCACCGGCGGGGCATTGTTTAATGACATCCAAAAGAACCCAGGCTGAAAGAACCGAGCTGTCTGATAGCCGGATGTTGATGGCAGCGAAACAGCTGATTATTCAGCGAGGTACGCATAAAACAAGTTTAAAGGAAGTCGGTGAGCGTGCTGGATACAGCCGTGGCCTGGCGAGCTCCAGATTTGGTTCAAAGGAGAATCTTTTCCGGCATATAACAGCGCTGTACGAACAGAAGTGGAGGCAATACGTTTCTGAATTTACGGCAGGTAAAAAGGGGGTGGATGCATTATTGGCGAGAATAGATGCCGTGGAAGCTATTCTCAATAATGAGCCTGAAGAAGTACGTGCGGTTTATACTATCTGGTTCGAGTCGGTCAGTGATCATTCTTCGTTGCACAAGCAATTGCAGGAATATAACAGCCATGGTCGTGATCGATTGGTGCAAGTGATCCGGGAAGGCATCGATTCGGGTGATATTTCCAGCGACATCGATGCCGACTCCTGCACGATTGCGTATTTATCGCACATGTTCGGTCTGATTTATCAATGGCTGGTGTCTCCGGAAGATATTGATTTGGGTAAATCACTGGAAAACCTTAAAGGCTATTGCACATTTGTTTTGAAACCGGCTAATCAGGTAGGCAGGTAAAACCTGATTAAGCTTCATTGCGAGCAACTATGGCAACAAAGAGAACACAGGCTGAGCGTACAGAGTTGTCTGACAAAAAGATGTTGGAAGCGGCAACACAACTGATACTTGAACACGGCACACAGAAAACCACCCTGAAAGAGATCGGCGAGCGTGCAGGTTACAGTCGTGGTCTGGCCAGCGCCCGTTTTGGTACCAGGGATGGCCTGTTCAGTGTCATTATTGCCCGGCATCGTCAGCTCTGGGTGGAATACATCAGGGAGTACACCAAAGGGTTATCAGGTCTCGATGCAATACTCGCCAGAATTGATGCTGTGGATGCCATGTTCCGCAAGGAGCCGGAAAACATCAAGGTTATGTACCTGTTGTGGTATGAGTCAGTCAGTAAAGAATCGCCATTGCGCAGCCAGCTAGAGGCTTGCAACCGGGAGGGCAGGGATGCGATTGTACTGCTGGTAAAAAGAAGCATGGAAAACGGTGAGATCGCTTATATTGAAGCGGAATCCTTTGCATCCGCCTACATGTCTAATTTGTTTGGTCTGGTTTATCAGTGGCTTGTCTCGCCGCAGCAAACCGACCTGCGAAAGTCTATTGAAGCATTGAAAAGCTACTGCCGCTATATGTTACAGCCAGAGGGTTAATGGCCAGCCACAGATAACGTCTGCTGACTCAAACACATAAATTTCTTCATTTCCCTGAATCTTGTTTGCGGCGGGTCTGAAAACAGTCCAACGATGATATAAACATGGGTGCTAAAAATGACAGAATTGTTTCTTTTGGCAACACGGGTTTGCTTCCGGTTGGTTAAATGAAGAACTAATTGGGAGGCTGAAACAAAAAGCTTGCCTGCTGTAATAAGCTGGTCTAATGTCAGTAGGGTCGCAGCCAGTTGCTCTTCTTGCTGTTTTTTTACCAGTTGAACTGTGGATAGAAGAGGTGATATCTTCGGCGGACCAGCACATATTACACAGAATAATAGCGCTGGCCAGAGAGATAATAGTAATTACAAATAATAAAGAACCAATCAAAAAATCACTAATCACTAGAGGGGAATCATGATGAGTGAACTTTTTAAGAAAAAACCAATAGTCGCCGCGTCGCTCCTGATGCCTGCATTGTTGTTTGGCTCTGCCACAACGCATGCAGCTTTGGAAGAGATTATAGTAACGGCACAAAAGCGTGCCGAGAGCGCCAATGAAATCGGCCTCTCTATTACCGCTTTGCCCGGGGACAAGCTGGCAGAGCAAAAGCTGACCAGTCTTGAAGAAATTACTTCCGCAGTGCCGGGGCTAACATTTGCTACCAGCCAGCAAAATACACCTATTCTGACATTGCGGGGGGTCGGGTTTAACGAGAGCTCGATCGGTGTTTATCCGGCTACCAGCCTGTATGTGGATGAAATTCCGTTGCCTTTCCCGGCGATGGCTTCACACAGTGCTTATGACCTTGAACGCGCGGAAGTGCTGAAAGGCCCGCAAGGTGTATTGTTTGGCCAGAACTCCACTGGCGGCGCGATTAACTTTATTGCTGCCTAGCCTACCGAGGAAGCCTCGTTTGGTGGGGATGTCAGTTATGGCACTTTTGACAAGGTTGAAGCCAACGGTTTCGTCAGCGGTGCGTTGAGCGATACTGTGGCTGCTCGTCTTGCATTCCAGCGGGTTCACTCCAGTGACTGGCAGGAGAGTGTCACGACCAATGAAGAAAATGGTAAAGAGAACTACACCGCTGCTCGACTCTTGTTGCGTTTTGAGCCCAGTGATACAGCAGAGATCAATGTGAATATTAACGGCTGGTCGGACAAGTCTGATCCG is a genomic window of Pseudomonadales bacterium containing:
- a CDS encoding TetR/AcrR family transcriptional regulator, coding for MNIPSRPTRRTRAKRGGQKPSIESRLLSATERLLEKGNTFAALTIEELSKEAGISRGTFYLHFKNKGELVTRLLDHFTEELSVNLGTWTSNADAAERKDVSDAVRSMVETFRKHKAIIVAVRDTMPHDKDVEEIYFGMIKKVSEMAKKSTGTIKKRGKSRTRTTDDVADALAVVIALYSTYMIDKQDDKSIKNTSRALGYICESAIFSDDS
- a CDS encoding cytochrome b, which produces MTLDTKEKLSRLTVTLHWLVGVSIIGLLAVGTYMEKTETLFLYPLHKSFGVIIFIVVLARVFWRIKNGWPPPANRYKKIEQVLAKITHWVLILGTVIMPISGMIMSGAAGHGIHIFGLELLAMNPNPQNPEEMLPLNKPLAGIGHETHEIIGKVMIVAVLLHIIGAFKHHLVDKDGTLRRMLGADLRSE
- the glpK gene encoding glycerol kinase GlpK, coding for MSNKPCVLAIDQGTTSSRAIVFDNQANQISVAQQEFPQIYPHEGWVEHDPETIWQTTLETSRQAMLEAESKGFEIASIGITNQRETTVVWERSTGKPVYNAIVWQDRRTAEACGVLKKQGAEEDVQQRTGLLIDPYFSASKISWILDNVSGARRAAERGELAFGTIDSFLVYRLTGGKSHVTDATNASRTSLYNIDSGKWDEELLRHFNVPAPVLPEVLNCVDNFGETDLPLFGKVIPITGVAGDQQAATVGQCCFEPGSIKSTYGTGCFVLMNTGQQLVLSKNRLLTTIAYQLNGQPTYAIEGSIFIAGAAMQWLRDGIGLIEKASQSEQMARSLSGNNGVYLVPAFTGLGAPWWDPEVRGAIFGLTRGTGPAEIVRATLESVAYQTADLFAAMAEDGISPSVLRVDGGMVANRWFMQFLADILDMKVQRPAMLETTALGAAYLSGIGSGVFESFERLHAGWQAREEFNPQLTANSRRALLADWHDCVARLINKPGSLGG
- a CDS encoding glycerol-3-phosphate dehydrogenase/oxidase; the encoded protein is MSLRDSNIEKLASETFDVLILGGGINGAVSAAALSAKGVKVALIDRQDFASGTSSQSSNLAWGGIKYLESGELFLVNKLCKSRNHLMASYPSTVKEIRFLTTIAKGFRFPVFMVYLSTLLYWVIGRFVTRAPSYHFVRKLEKLDPVINTTNAQGGFEYSDCYLYDNDARFVFNFIRTAMDYDCIAANYVESENSVRDQDTWLTRAVDTISGEKITIRSKVLINACGPWVDRYNKSIGLQTEYRHLFSKGIHLVVDKITDSNRVLAFFASDGRLFFVIPMGPKTCIGTTDTQVDEPETRVTDADRDFVLSNVNALLDLDSPLTKDDIIAERCGVRPLAQKGGDGIADWVKLSRKHQIEVHSQDRHLSIFGGKLTDCLNVGNEVTDLIASLGIDIPYPDKKWYGEPDKELHDEFLHQAELMKLDAMTDSSSSEPLTTRLWRRYGVNALEILEAIRENPARSKLLIENAEYLRGEIELAARREMITKLEDFLRRRSKISLVVRHEDLINAPGLKKACQILFGDQAEEKLAEYCLSHSEPDS
- a CDS encoding TetR/AcrR family transcriptional regulator: MTSKRTQAERTELSDSRMLMAAKQLIIQRGTHKTSLKEVGERAGYSRGLASSRFGSKENLFRHITALYEQKWRQYVSEFTAGKKGVDALLARIDAVEAILNNEPEEVRAVYTIWFESVSDHSSLHKQLQEYNSHGRDRLVQVIREGIDSGDISSDIDADSCTIAYLSHMFGLIYQWLVSPEDIDLGKSLENLKGYCTFVLKPANQVGR
- a CDS encoding TetR/AcrR family transcriptional regulator: MATKRTQAERTELSDKKMLEAATQLILEHGTQKTTLKEIGERAGYSRGLASARFGTRDGLFSVIIARHRQLWVEYIREYTKGLSGLDAILARIDAVDAMFRKEPENIKVMYLLWYESVSKESPLRSQLEACNREGRDAIVLLVKRSMENGEIAYIEAESFASAYMSNLFGLVYQWLVSPQQTDLRKSIEALKSYCRYMLQPEG
- a CDS encoding TonB-dependent receptor; translated protein: MMSELFKKKPIVAASLLMPALLFGSATTHAALEEIIVTAQKRAESANEIGLSITALPGDKLAEQKLTSLEEITSAVPGLTFATSQQNTPILTLRGVGFNESSIGVYPATSLYVDEIPLPFPAMASHSAYDLERAEVLKGPQGVLFGQNSTGGAINFIAA